One Jeotgalicoccus saudimassiliensis DNA window includes the following coding sequences:
- a CDS encoding M24 family metallopeptidase has translation MIKFDKVQQLIERENLDALLVMNGYNRRYLSNFTGSSGALVITPKGRYLISDFRYKAQGAEQAQDFEFVLQQGSLLDFTASFMKSKNIKRIGFEGEHVNYNTYSRIKEDFDTVPLTGEVEKIRLIKTEAELDLIQKACEIADQSYEYILTFVKAGMTELEVKNELEAYMTKLGASGPSFDTIVASGHRGALPHGVASDKVIESGDMVTLDFGAYYQGYASDITRTFGVGSVSPEMEKIYNVVLESQLKALDEIKAGMSGKEADAVARDVISAHGYGDNFGHSLGHGFGLEVHELPGLAQKSTMTLEPGMCVTVEPGIYVDGLGGVRIEDDTLVTESGLKKLTHSSKKLFIV, from the coding sequence ATGATTAAATTTGATAAAGTACAACAGTTGATTGAGAGAGAAAACCTTGATGCGTTACTCGTAATGAACGGTTATAACAGAAGATATTTAAGTAATTTTACCGGCTCCAGCGGGGCGCTTGTCATTACACCGAAGGGACGATATCTTATATCGGATTTCAGGTATAAAGCACAGGGCGCTGAACAGGCTCAGGATTTCGAGTTTGTACTGCAGCAGGGAAGCCTGCTTGATTTCACAGCATCATTTATGAAATCAAAGAACATTAAGCGTATTGGTTTCGAAGGGGAACACGTAAACTACAATACATACAGCAGGATTAAAGAAGATTTTGACACAGTACCGTTAACAGGTGAAGTGGAAAAAATCCGTTTAATCAAAACCGAAGCAGAGCTTGACCTGATTCAGAAAGCATGCGAAATCGCCGATCAGTCATACGAGTACATTTTAACGTTTGTTAAAGCGGGAATGACTGAACTGGAAGTTAAAAACGAACTTGAAGCGTACATGACAAAACTCGGTGCAAGCGGGCCAAGCTTCGATACGATTGTTGCGAGCGGTCACAGAGGCGCTCTGCCGCACGGTGTCGCGTCGGACAAAGTAATTGAATCAGGCGATATGGTAACATTGGACTTCGGCGCATATTACCAGGGCTATGCATCCGACATTACCCGCACATTCGGCGTCGGCTCGGTATCACCTGAAATGGAAAAAATCTACAACGTCGTGCTTGAGTCACAGCTCAAAGCACTGGATGAGATTAAAGCAGGTATGTCAGGAAAAGAGGCGGATGCTGTTGCACGTGATGTAATCAGTGCTCACGGATACGGCGACAACTTCGGTCATTCACTCGGACACGGCTTCGGACTTGAAGTACATGAATTGCCAGGTCTCGCTCAAAAAAGTACAATGACTTTAGAACCCGGTATGTGCGTCACTGTCGAACCCGGTATTTATGTAGACGGTCTCGGCGGTGTACGTATTGAAGATGACACACTGGTAACTGAATCCGGTCTAAAAAAATTAACACACAGCAGTAAAAAACTGTTTATCGTATAA
- the efp gene encoding elongation factor P gives MISVNDFKTGLTVEVEGNIWRVMDFQHVKPGKGAAFVRSKLKNLRNGSIQEKTFRAGEKVGRAQIDNMKMQYLYADGDSYVFMDNNTYDQISIPADQLEHELKFLKENMPVSIMMYGSETLGVELPKTVELEVTETEPGIKGDTASGASKSATLETGITIQVPLFVNQGDILVVNTEEGSYVSRA, from the coding sequence ATGATTTCAGTAAACGATTTTAAAACTGGACTTACAGTAGAAGTAGAAGGCAATATCTGGAGAGTAATGGACTTCCAGCACGTTAAACCAGGTAAAGGTGCGGCATTCGTACGCAGTAAATTAAAAAACCTGCGTAACGGATCAATCCAGGAAAAAACTTTCAGAGCGGGCGAGAAAGTCGGCAGAGCACAAATTGACAACATGAAGATGCAGTACTTATATGCAGACGGCGACAGCTATGTATTTATGGACAACAACACTTACGATCAGATTTCAATTCCTGCCGATCAGCTGGAACATGAACTTAAATTCCTTAAAGAAAATATGCCGGTATCGATTATGATGTACGGAAGCGAAACACTCGGAGTGGAACTGCCGAAAACTGTTGAGCTTGAAGTAACTGAGACTGAACCGGGAATTAAAGGGGACACTGCGAGCGGTGCATCCAAATCAGCTACACTTGAAACAGGTATCACTATCCAGGTGCCTCTGTTTGTTAACCAGGGCGATATTCTTGTCGTTAACACAGAAGAAGGTTCTTACGTTTCAAGAGCATAA
- the accB gene encoding acetyl-CoA carboxylase biotin carboxyl carrier protein, translating to MNLEQVDSLIEKMERASLTEISYKDKDVDIKLKREITQAVTQAPQPVQTQAAPQQVQAPAKEVQPEDEGIVVRAPMVGTFYKAPSPEADAYVKVGDKVSSTSVVCILEAMKLFNEIQAEVSGEVTEILVDDGDMVEYNQPLFRLR from the coding sequence ATGAATTTAGAACAAGTCGATTCTTTAATTGAAAAAATGGAGCGCGCATCGCTTACTGAGATTTCTTATAAAGACAAAGATGTGGATATTAAACTGAAAAGAGAAATAACACAGGCTGTAACTCAGGCGCCTCAGCCGGTACAGACACAGGCAGCACCGCAGCAGGTACAGGCTCCGGCTAAAGAAGTTCAGCCCGAAGACGAAGGCATCGTTGTAAGAGCACCGATGGTCGGCACGTTCTATAAAGCGCCGTCACCGGAAGCGGATGCTTACGTTAAAGTAGGGGACAAAGTATCAAGCACGTCTGTTGTTTGTATTTTGGAAGCAATGAAACTGTTCAACGAAATTCAGGCAGAAGTATCCGGTGAAGTAACTGAAATTCTAGTAGACGACGGAGATATGGTTGAATACAATCAGCCATTATTCAGATTACGATGA
- the accC gene encoding acetyl-CoA carboxylase biotin carboxylase subunit, which translates to MKKVLIANRGEIAVRIIRACHELGIETVSIYSEADKDSLHRKLATESYCIGPKLSKDSYLDMIGIITIAQSTGCDAIHPGYGFLAENSDFAEMCESSSLIFIGPMSETISLMGVKDVAKKTMIEADVPTVPGSDGVVKSIEDAYKIADEIGYPIIIKASHGGGGKGIRVARNKDELTQNYKLTEQEAESAFGNKSLYIEKYIENFRHVEIQVLGDYHGNVVHLGERDCTVQRRMQKLVEEAPSPVISDKTRREMGETAVRAAKSIDYIGAGTIEFIYDLNEQKYYFMEMNTRIQVEHPVTEMITGIDLVKSQIQVAMHEELPFKQEDIKFEGHAFEFRINAENPYKNFMPSAGKIKDFLQPGGFGVRMDTASYAGYVIPPYYDSMIAKLIVHGKDRTEAIQTAKRALGEFQISGIDTTIPFHQNILLNDDFLNNDYNTNFLAEHDIMN; encoded by the coding sequence ATTAAAAAAGTACTCATAGCAAACCGCGGGGAAATTGCGGTACGTATCATCCGTGCATGTCACGAACTTGGTATCGAGACTGTCAGTATATACTCTGAAGCAGACAAGGATAGTTTACACCGGAAACTAGCGACAGAATCTTACTGCATCGGACCAAAACTTTCCAAAGACAGCTACCTGGATATGATCGGTATTATTACGATTGCACAATCCACGGGCTGTGATGCCATTCACCCGGGTTACGGGTTCCTGGCTGAAAACAGTGATTTCGCAGAAATGTGTGAATCATCAAGCCTGATCTTTATCGGACCGATGTCTGAGACGATTTCTCTTATGGGCGTTAAAGACGTAGCAAAGAAAACGATGATCGAAGCAGACGTTCCGACAGTGCCGGGCAGCGACGGTGTGGTTAAATCCATCGAAGATGCTTATAAAATCGCTGATGAAATCGGCTATCCGATTATTATTAAAGCAAGCCACGGCGGCGGCGGTAAAGGAATCAGAGTCGCACGCAATAAAGATGAACTGACACAAAACTATAAATTGACCGAGCAGGAAGCTGAGAGTGCATTCGGCAATAAGAGTCTTTATATTGAAAAATATATCGAGAACTTCCGCCACGTTGAAATTCAGGTGCTCGGAGACTACCACGGCAACGTCGTTCATCTCGGTGAACGCGACTGTACAGTACAGCGCCGCATGCAGAAACTCGTAGAAGAAGCACCAAGTCCGGTGATCAGTGACAAGACGAGACGTGAAATGGGAGAAACTGCTGTCCGTGCAGCGAAAAGCATCGATTATATCGGTGCCGGTACTATTGAGTTCATCTATGACTTAAACGAGCAGAAATATTACTTCATGGAAATGAACACCCGTATTCAGGTAGAGCACCCGGTAACAGAAATGATTACGGGCATTGACCTTGTAAAATCACAAATCCAGGTTGCTATGCATGAAGAGCTGCCGTTTAAACAGGAAGACATTAAATTCGAAGGACACGCATTTGAATTCAGAATCAATGCGGAGAACCCTTATAAGAACTTTATGCCTTCTGCAGGGAAGATTAAAGACTTCCTTCAGCCGGGCGGATTCGGTGTGAGAATGGATACTGCATCATATGCAGGCTACGTTATTCCGCCGTATTACGATTCGATGATTGCAAAACTGATTGTACACGGCAAAGACCGCACAGAAGCAATCCAGACAGCAAAACGCGCACTCGGGGAATTCCAGATCAGCGGCATCGATACGACAATTCCGTTCCACCAGAACATACTGTTAAACGATGACTTCCTGAATAATGATTACAACACTAACTTCTTAGCAGAACATGACATTATGAATTAA
- a CDS encoding Ltp family lipoprotein, which yields MLVIGSLSSVLLLGACGAAEESEDTVANDENITAIEEENEQLNQQIDELENQVSELEKQNSEEQDNSDTGELEEENKQLNEQVANLENQLSEKDDQIASLESGLEEAETKVEEMELAAAEADQEEQAEPEEDAAEETASSDSESGDIPREWESALNSAYNYAEIMSMSKAGIYDQLVSEYGEAFPEEAAQYAIDNIEFDWNANALKSAENYQDIMNMSHSAIYDQLVSEYGEKFTPEQAQYAVDNLE from the coding sequence ATGCTGGTAATTGGTAGTTTATCGTCTGTGTTATTACTTGGTGCATGTGGTGCAGCAGAAGAAAGCGAAGATACTGTTGCAAACGATGAAAATATAACAGCTATCGAAGAGGAGAACGAGCAGCTTAATCAGCAAATTGATGAGCTTGAGAATCAGGTCAGTGAACTGGAAAAACAAAACTCTGAAGAACAGGATAATAGTGATACTGGTGAGCTCGAAGAAGAAAACAAACAACTTAATGAACAGGTAGCAAACCTGGAAAATCAACTGTCGGAAAAGGATGATCAAATAGCAAGTTTAGAATCCGGGCTTGAAGAAGCCGAAACTAAAGTAGAAGAAATGGAGCTCGCAGCGGCTGAAGCGGATCAGGAAGAACAGGCGGAGCCCGAAGAAGACGCTGCGGAAGAAACTGCATCTTCAGATTCAGAATCCGGTGATATCCCGAGAGAATGGGAATCTGCGTTGAACAGTGCGTATAACTATGCTGAAATTATGAGCATGTCAAAGGCGGGTATATACGATCAGCTTGTATCAGAATATGGAGAAGCATTCCCGGAAGAGGCTGCACAGTACGCAATTGATAACATTGAATTTGACTGGAATGCCAACGCCCTGAAATCAGCAGAAAATTATCAGGATATAATGAACATGTCACACTCCGCTATTTATGATCAGCTCGTCTCTGAATATGGTGAAAAATTCACACCGGAACAAGCGCAATATGCAGTTGATAATCTGGAATAA
- a CDS encoding Asp23/Gls24 family envelope stress response protein — protein sequence MILQNHNTNLGSIEISSEVIEVIASIAVEETKGVHSLQNNFASGNIEKIGKKFRGRGVKVETKDDQIHIAIYVVLSTDRNVHSVAERIQENVKQAVNDMLEVKVNETNVHIVNIIK from the coding sequence ATGATTTTACAAAATCATAATACAAATTTAGGCAGCATCGAAATTTCCAGTGAAGTCATTGAAGTAATCGCAAGTATTGCGGTTGAGGAAACTAAAGGCGTTCACTCATTGCAAAATAATTTTGCCAGTGGTAATATCGAAAAGATTGGGAAGAAATTCCGCGGTCGCGGTGTTAAAGTCGAGACTAAAGATGATCAGATTCACATTGCGATTTACGTCGTATTATCAACTGACCGGAACGTTCACAGTGTAGCTGAGCGTATTCAGGAAAATGTTAAACAAGCTGTAAATGATATGCTCGAAGTCAAAGTTAACGAAACTAACGTACACATCGTTAATATTATTAAATAA
- the nusB gene encoding transcription antitermination factor NusB has protein sequence MKRHEQRKKAFQLLFQTDKNVVELKEARFYEVYQTETFVKSVVDYYIHNQEKVNDEISRYLTGYTIERISKVERNILRLAVSELQSHGAPVKVVIDEAIKLAKNYGDKDSHRFVNGVLKNFAVQNEG, from the coding sequence ATGAAAAGACATGAACAACGCAAGAAAGCATTTCAGCTGTTATTCCAGACAGACAAAAACGTCGTTGAACTGAAAGAAGCACGTTTTTACGAAGTGTACCAGACTGAAACATTTGTTAAATCGGTAGTCGATTACTACATTCACAACCAGGAAAAAGTAAATGATGAAATCAGCCGTTACTTAACAGGATATACGATTGAACGTATATCAAAAGTTGAAAGAAATATATTACGCCTCGCAGTAAGCGAACTGCAAAGTCACGGCGCGCCTGTAAAGGTCGTTATTGACGAAGCGATTAAACTCGCTAAAAACTACGGTGACAAAGACAGCCACCGTTTCGTAAACGGGGTACTGAAGAACTTTGCCGTGCAGAATGAAGGTTAG
- the xseA gene encoding exodeoxyribonuclease VII large subunit has product MDSTKYLSVQSLTKYIKYKFEKDPYLQRVFLKGELSNVKHHTNGHIYFSIKDDRSVISAVMFRYDAEKLNFKPEEGQNVLLAGNITLYEARGQYQIYVKEMQIDGIGQLFLKLEQNKELLKKKGYLNPEHKKPIPAFPEHIAIVSSSTSAAIKDMITTLSRRYPLVKVTLLNTYVQGGRSQESVLTNLSRADKLGADTVILARGGGSIEDLWTFNELEVALQVFNMNTPVITGVGHETDITLVDYVSDLRAPTPTAAAEQAVPNMRDLHLRLGELKRQSDSLLLTKIDRSKKHLESLSNYYKFKNPNLLYTEQTEKLRDLTLTLDNYMSMSLREHRYTLDKTKASLSYNNPAPRIKDSQAERLRTEDELKRRMKALLGQKAERLAGNINMLESVSPVQILKRGYSYTTFNNKIVTEAENLKVGDMIETSFNRGTVSAKVTEVNTDD; this is encoded by the coding sequence ATGGATAGTACAAAGTATTTATCAGTTCAGTCCTTAACAAAATATATTAAATATAAATTTGAAAAAGACCCGTACCTGCAACGGGTCTTTCTTAAAGGTGAGCTGTCGAATGTGAAACATCATACGAACGGCCACATATATTTTTCTATAAAAGATGACAGGTCTGTCATCAGTGCGGTCATGTTCAGATACGACGCCGAAAAGCTGAATTTCAAACCCGAAGAGGGGCAGAATGTGCTTTTAGCTGGAAACATTACTCTGTACGAAGCCCGCGGCCAGTACCAGATTTACGTCAAGGAGATGCAGATTGACGGTATCGGCCAACTGTTTTTAAAACTTGAACAAAATAAAGAGCTGCTGAAGAAAAAAGGCTATCTGAACCCGGAGCATAAAAAGCCGATTCCTGCTTTCCCGGAACACATTGCCATCGTGTCTTCCAGTACAAGTGCAGCTATTAAAGATATGATTACCACTTTATCACGCAGATATCCGCTGGTTAAAGTGACATTATTAAATACATACGTACAGGGCGGACGAAGTCAGGAGAGTGTCCTGACAAACTTAAGCCGTGCGGACAAGCTTGGTGCGGATACAGTGATTCTCGCACGGGGCGGAGGGTCTATTGAAGATCTCTGGACGTTTAACGAGCTGGAAGTCGCGCTGCAGGTATTTAATATGAATACACCGGTAATTACCGGTGTCGGCCACGAAACGGACATTACGCTTGTGGATTACGTGAGTGATCTGCGTGCACCGACGCCGACAGCTGCAGCGGAACAGGCAGTGCCGAACATGCGGGATTTACATCTCCGCCTCGGTGAACTCAAGAGGCAGTCCGACAGTCTCTTACTGACTAAAATTGACCGTTCCAAAAAACATCTCGAGAGTTTATCAAACTATTATAAGTTTAAAAATCCGAATTTATTATATACAGAGCAGACGGAAAAACTCAGAGATCTGACTTTGACGCTCGACAACTATATGTCGATGTCGCTCCGTGAACACCGTTACACGCTCGATAAAACAAAAGCATCACTGTCGTATAACAACCCGGCTCCCCGTATTAAAGATTCACAGGCGGAGCGGCTGAGAACAGAAGACGAGCTGAAACGCCGCATGAAAGCACTGCTTGGCCAGAAGGCAGAGCGGCTTGCCGGCAATATTAACATGCTGGAATCAGTCAGTCCGGTGCAGATATTAAAAAGAGGCTATTCTTATACGACGTTTAATAATAAAATAGTCACAGAAGCAGAAAACTTAAAAGTTGGCGATATGATTGAAACTTCATTTAATCGGGGAACAGTCAGCGCGAAAGTGACAGAGGTGAATACAGATGACTAA
- the xseB gene encoding exodeoxyribonuclease VII small subunit translates to MTKNDQTFEMKMTRLETIVKSLDEEEVSLEKSLELYQEGIKLSQECDNILKNAELKVEELNKDTDSDGE, encoded by the coding sequence ATGACTAAAAATGATCAGACTTTTGAAATGAAAATGACCAGATTGGAAACAATCGTCAAGTCGCTGGACGAAGAGGAAGTATCTCTTGAGAAGTCGCTTGAGCTTTATCAGGAAGGTATTAAACTTTCACAGGAATGCGACAACATACTGAAAAATGCAGAGTTAAAAGTTGAAGAACTGAATAAGGACACTGACAGCGATGGAGAATAA
- a CDS encoding polyprenyl synthetase family protein: MENNLSGIAKVRANILNHLNTYQHSETIYNASKYSIEAGGKGLRPLLLFTVLEALGESPDKGISAASAIEMIHTYSLIHDDLPAMDNDDLRRGKPTNHIVFGEGTAILAGDNLLNESFNVIAKDKELTAEVRIRLVETISTASGQSGMISGQMLDIEAEKRATTLEELETIHAYKTGALIKAPVTAACIIADAAQEVTRRLENFSEVIGVLFQIKDDILDMEGNPELTGKNTGSDVKKGKVTYVSELGLDGAKGALADKVDEAYRILDSLNELISTAGLRKIVQKFAERDQ; encoded by the coding sequence ATGGAGAATAACTTATCCGGCATCGCTAAAGTGAGAGCGAACATTCTCAATCACCTGAATACGTATCAGCATTCTGAAACGATTTACAACGCAAGTAAATATTCGATTGAAGCCGGCGGCAAGGGACTGCGTCCTCTGCTTTTATTTACTGTACTTGAAGCGCTGGGAGAATCTCCTGATAAAGGAATCAGCGCCGCATCCGCAATTGAAATGATTCATACGTATTCGCTTATTCACGACGATCTGCCGGCGATGGATAACGATGACTTAAGACGCGGCAAGCCGACGAATCATATCGTCTTCGGTGAAGGTACTGCGATCCTCGCGGGAGATAATCTGCTGAACGAAAGCTTTAACGTGATTGCAAAAGATAAGGAATTAACTGCAGAAGTGAGAATCAGACTCGTTGAAACCATCTCAACTGCAAGTGGACAGTCGGGCATGATCAGCGGACAGATGCTTGATATCGAGGCTGAAAAACGGGCAACAACGCTGGAAGAGCTTGAAACGATTCACGCATATAAAACCGGCGCACTGATAAAAGCACCGGTAACCGCAGCATGCATTATTGCAGATGCTGCGCAGGAAGTTACCCGCCGGCTTGAGAATTTCAGCGAGGTAATCGGTGTGCTTTTCCAGATAAAAGATGATATTTTAGACATGGAAGGAAATCCTGAACTGACAGGTAAAAATACAGGCAGTGACGTTAAAAAAGGCAAAGTCACTTATGTAAGCGAACTTGGACTGGACGGAGCAAAAGGTGCATTAGCTGACAAAGTTGACGAAGCGTACCGTATTCTTGACAGCCTGAATGAATTAATATCGACAGCAGGATTACGTAAAATCGTTCAGAAGTTTGCTGAAAGAGATCAATGA